A window of Cyprinus carpio isolate SPL01 chromosome A6, ASM1834038v1, whole genome shotgun sequence genomic DNA:
ACAGTTATCTGTACATCCTTAGGCAGAATTCAAGCTCTGAGACACAATgtcatttcaaattaattaactaatgaattaattaaatataattaactttTGTGAAACAGCTGGTTGAAGAACATttccatttaagtttttttttaattacaatttagttAATTCCTTTTCTTGTGGGTTGAGgccattaaaatttaaatgtactattcgaaattaaatagaaaagatTATTCAGTTCTGAATTTTGACTGTTAAACTGTAACTTTTAGTTTCCATTTATTGGAATACTTTAATGCTGTGTTTAATTACTGTTGGCAAATATAAATGCTTCCCATAGCAGAAAGTATAGCATGTCATAGCATGTCAGGTATACAGTATTTGTAGAAGTCTATAAGTAAGCaagttatttttaagaaattaaattgttACAATTTCCCTACAGTGTCCCTACATATACAGTATCTAGAGCTGTTATATTTTACAGTTGCTGCGAGATGAATGTACAGTAACTGAATTGTACTGTGATTCTGGGCCACACAGTGTAAGTTTGTGATGTTTGTGCTTTCAGGCTTTAACGTGGAGACAGTGGAGTACAAGAACATCAGCTTCACTGTGTGGGATGTGGGTGGTCAGGATAAAATCAGACCACTCTGGAGACACTACTTTCAAAATACACAGGGTGagttacacatacacacaacttcTCCCACTTAAACACAAGCTGTATTGAGTTGTCTGTGTAAATGATTGTACTTTGTGTTCAGTGAGCACAAACTGCATTTACACTGCTGTGCCTGCAGAGCCACCTTGTAAACATCAGTCAAGCAGGGTTATTATACTtactgtaactaaaattaaaaccacaaaaaaaatttgttacttcaattaaaataaacattaactgaaagaatgtatatatatatatatatatatatatatatatatatatatatatatatatatatatatataataacataactgttattattttatttaaaaaacttgatGTATTAatagaactaaaactgaaatagaaaaaatcataaaaactatacagtcatactttataaaaacaaataaagataacaaaaacacacttctaaaacaactaaaatgtaagaaaaaattgaaaattttaataaaaactactgatagtgatactaaaacaacactagTTAAGATGTTCACATATTAGTGCAAATTAGCTCAAAAagtattattcataaataaaaaatattctttttaaacaACACATTGCATAGCTGAATACAACCATTTATTCTTTTGTGTTGTGTTAATGTTGGTTGCTTGGTGAATAATATTTAGTCTCTATTCTTTACCTATGCTAATTTTTCTTACCTTAGGTCTTATCTTCGTGGTTGACAGCAACGATCGGGAGCGAGTTAACGAGGCGCGGGAGGAGTTAATGAGGATGCTTGCAGAAGACGAACTGCGTGATGCTGTCCTTCTTGTCTTTGCAAACAAACAGGTACTGCATCTTTCCTTCATGTGACATATTcttgatatatttttacagctgGAGACTTAAATTGTGGCAATAACCAATAAAggagctttaaattattttttttttaaataaagcatccCTACTACCTGACAGATATCACAAAATACATGTCctcaaatattttgatatttatactaTAATTCAAAAGATTGAcagaaattgacatttttatgcaGCAGGGATGTATTCAGATGATTAGAAGtgacattaatacttttaaattgttacaaaaaaaatatttaaaaaatcaaataaaacttgtatttttgaactttccattcatcaaagattcaCAAAAATGAGCTTTTGAATGTTTATCGAGTTTATCGATTATCTATTGAATGTAATGCGGCTGCTAGATTGTGTATttgtttcagaataaaaatatctGGTCCCATAGCAAATACCTAATTTCACAATCGACTCTGTCCTTTTATTCATCCTTGACTCCAGGATCTGCCAAACGCTATGAATGCAGCTGAGATCACAGACAAACTCGGCCTCCATTCGCTCCGCCATCGCAACTGGTATATACAAGCGACCTGTGCAACCAGCGGCGACGGTCTGTACGAAGGGCTCGACTGGCTCGCCAATCAGCTCAAGAATAAGAAGTGAGGGGCCAGATTTTCATTACGTGGCCGTCTCTCACTTTGGGAAAGGGGTGGGACTAATTTGGCCTTTATGTTTggttttactttgtttaatttgaatatttatttggttGTATGTGGTTTAAAGAGCCTTCTATGCtctgcacacacgcacacgcattCACACGCAGATCAACATGCATCTAATTTCCTCTGTTGACTTCCATTTCACTGTACGAACAGTGTCTGTTTATAGCAGCGACGTTTGGACGATTTCATCGTCTCTCCCTCACTCACTCGCTAACGTGTTTACAATCAGTGTTGTCCTTGACTGCCATGAAGAAGATTGTTGGGTCTGGGCATGCTCATGTATTATGTAATATGCTTATGTATTTCTCagtagatgtgattatgatgCAGTTTGCCTCCTCACGCACACAATATCCACAGTCTACGATCCCGACAGTTTGTGATTGCGTTAGATACCCTGCTGTATTTTGCATGGCTGTTTCTCTCGGTGTCATGTTGTGGTGTAGTAGAGGTTagatctgcatgtgtgtgtttagtcGCACAGAGCCGGTTGGTGTTGCATGCTGCTTTGTGGCTGTGCTGTACTAGAATGGACAAAGTGATTGGACGCAGTAATGTCCCTTGTCACACATCACTCACCTAAACTGTGAGTCATACGTGGTGCTGTTGGGTTGTCCACCATAATTCACATTCGAGTGAAGCTGTAAATAAAGCTTTTTCCAATCAAACACCCCTTTGTTGTAGAATTGACTTGGCTAAATGTTGCATGGGTAAAACTATTGTTATGTAAGAATCACTAGCATTGTCTGCATGGCatgcatgatagatagatagatagatagatagatagatagatagatagatagatagatagatagatagatagatagatagatagatagatagatagatagatagatagatagatagatagatagatagatagatagatagatagtgaaaTGCTGTTTAACACAATCTTTTGTTAGTTAGTTGCTATAGTAATTTATCACTGACATGATTAGTAGATTGTTATGACACTAAACTGTCCTTTTTTCGCTTTTGCACTCATATTAGTGAACagcacacacatgaacacaaagCCTCGGTATGTCAGTGGTCAGTGGCAAACTGCATAATAACTCATCTACTTCTGTATTTGTCGCATGTTTCATGCTTCAGACTAACATATCACCCCCAACGAATGTGACTTTTGTTGAATCAGTGCCCACATTTTGGCTTTATTCATGGTGTTTTTGATTAGTATAGttcagaaatgagaaaaaaatatatatatatatatatttacagtaggttgCCTTTTGCGTTTAACACTTCAGGCAAATATCACAGATGCAGCGCTGATGTATTAACATACTAACATAAGTTACTAACATAACCTATTATGTGTTACAGACTACAAGGACAAATGGAAAA
This region includes:
- the arf3b gene encoding ADP-ribosylation factor 3b produces the protein MGNIFGNLLKSLIGKKEMRILMVGLDAAGKTTILYKLKLGEIVTTIPTIGFNVETVEYKNISFTVWDVGGQDKIRPLWRHYFQNTQGLIFVVDSNDRERVNEAREELMRMLAEDELRDAVLLVFANKQDLPNAMNAAEITDKLGLHSLRHRNWYIQATCATSGDGLYEGLDWLANQLKNKK